One window from the genome of bacterium encodes:
- a CDS encoding four helix bundle protein, with protein sequence MNSDLDIPIFKKSYDLYKMFYGYRADVSKQDRYTIWQRSENSILDIVEAILLASQSSKAEKLPILEGASVKLNLVRILVRLTKDVKAIDNKKYLALEANVDEIGRMLGGWIRSAKER encoded by the coding sequence ATGAATAGTGACCTAGACATACCGATTTTCAAGAAGAGTTACGACCTGTATAAGATGTTCTACGGCTACCGCGCCGACGTGTCGAAGCAGGATCGATACACGATCTGGCAGCGTTCGGAGAATTCCATCCTCGACATCGTCGAGGCGATTCTGCTTGCAAGCCAGTCAAGTAAAGCGGAGAAACTTCCGATACTTGAGGGGGCGAGCGTGAAGCTCAACCTGGTACGGATTCTGGTTCGACTCACGAAGGACGTGAAAGCCATCGATAACAAGAAATACCTTGCGCTTGAAGCGAACGTTGACGAGATCGGCAGGATGCTTGGCGGATGGATCCGTTCGGCCAAGGAACGGTAG
- a CDS encoding redoxin domain-containing protein, whose translation MVRIGERVPDFEFEVFHGEEIKTMKLSGFRGSWLVLMFYPADFTFVCPTELQEMAALYPKFRELNAEVLSVSTDTVFAHKAWHDTSEAIKQIKFPMAADPSGKLAYAFGTLIEGGEAPLLADEGLSLRGTFLIDPSGVLRTMEIHDNSVGRSGKETLRKLQAAQYVETHPGNVCPASWEPGDDTLEPGLGLVGKI comes from the coding sequence CTGGTGCGGATAGGGGAGCGGGTGCCCGACTTCGAGTTCGAGGTTTTTCACGGGGAGGAGATCAAAACCATGAAGCTCTCCGGCTTCCGGGGATCGTGGCTTGTCCTCATGTTCTATCCGGCTGACTTTACCTTCGTCTGTCCGACGGAGCTTCAGGAGATGGCGGCTCTCTATCCGAAGTTCCGGGAACTGAATGCGGAAGTGCTCTCCGTCTCCACCGACACGGTCTTCGCGCATAAGGCCTGGCACGACACATCGGAAGCGATAAAGCAGATCAAGTTCCCGATGGCGGCGGATCCTTCGGGGAAGCTCGCGTACGCATTCGGCACGTTGATCGAGGGCGGGGAAGCGCCGCTCCTTGCGGACGAGGGGTTGTCGCTGCGTGGTACCTTCCTCATCGACCCGTCGGGCGTGCTCCGCACTATGGAGATACACGACAACAGCGTCGGCCGTTCGGGGAAGGAAACGCTCAGGAAACTCCAGGCCGCGCAATATGTCGAGACGCATCCGGGGAACGTATGTCCCGCTTCCTGGGAGCCGGGCGACGATACGCTCGAGCCGGGGTTGGGGCTCGTGGGGAAGATTTAG
- a CDS encoding type II secretion system F family protein — MHKRPYLLLFGKEEQMLFAKRLALMLRSGVPIVAALSLLGEEARTHSSSHILHTLRETVAAGRPLSAGLAAFRSVFGDLGVHLVEVGETSGSLPEHLERFSQSIKKERALRRKVIGALLYPAIIVAATLGITTLLALYVFPKIIPVFKGFHAALPLSTRLLISLSESFARYGLYILLALMAVVAAAVLLLRVPSIRLAAGRALLRIPLLGTLFREYAVASLARTLGTLLGSGVGVVRAVELAALGTRSGAYRKACGEMAEFVSTGQKVSAAFALEPLLFPPMLAQMLSVGESTGSLSESLLYCADFYEEELDELSKSIAVLIEPVLMIVMGLIVGFVALAIITPIYGITQNLAP; from the coding sequence ATGCATAAGCGGCCGTATCTCCTCCTCTTCGGCAAGGAAGAGCAGATGCTCTTCGCGAAACGCCTCGCGCTCATGCTCCGATCGGGCGTGCCGATAGTCGCCGCGCTCTCGCTTCTTGGCGAAGAGGCGCGGACGCATTCCTCATCCCATATCCTGCATACGCTCCGGGAGACGGTCGCGGCCGGACGCCCTCTTTCCGCGGGTCTCGCCGCGTTCCGCTCCGTATTCGGCGATCTCGGCGTACATCTGGTCGAAGTGGGGGAGACGAGCGGGTCGCTTCCGGAGCATCTTGAGCGGTTTTCGCAGTCGATCAAGAAGGAGCGCGCACTCCGAAGGAAAGTCATAGGAGCGCTTCTGTATCCTGCGATCATCGTGGCGGCGACGCTCGGCATCACGACCCTGCTTGCGCTCTACGTGTTTCCGAAGATCATTCCGGTATTCAAGGGCTTTCATGCAGCGCTTCCGCTCTCGACCAGGCTTCTTATTTCTCTCAGCGAGTCATTCGCGCGCTATGGGCTATATATCCTGCTCGCCCTCATGGCGGTTGTGGCTGCGGCGGTTCTCTTGCTTCGCGTGCCGTCCATAAGGCTTGCGGCCGGACGCGCGCTCCTGCGGATTCCGCTTCTGGGAACGCTCTTTCGGGAATACGCGGTCGCGAGCCTGGCCCGTACGCTCGGGACGCTCTTGGGGAGCGGGGTAGGCGTCGTGCGCGCAGTCGAACTTGCGGCGCTCGGGACAAGGAGCGGCGCATACCGGAAAGCATGCGGGGAGATGGCGGAGTTCGTGTCGACCGGACAAAAGGTTTCGGCGGCGTTCGCGCTTGAGCCGCTCCTGTTCCCGCCGATGCTCGCGCAGATGCTTTCGGTCGGAGAATCGACCGGCTCGCTTTCGGAAAGCCTCTTGTACTGCGCGGACTTCTACGAGGAAGAGCTCGACGAACTCTCAAAGAGCATCGCGGTCCTTATCGAGCCCGTACTCATGATCGTGATGGGCCTTATCGTGGGATTCGTCGCGCTCGCGATAATCACGCCGATCTACGGCATCACACAGAACCTTGCGCCCTAA
- a CDS encoding prepilin-type N-terminal cleavage/methylation domain-containing protein: MPRGFTLVELLIVIALVATISAIGLIVGLESYQRTLQRNDEDTIRIALLHARSQALNGVCAAKVCTGPSAHGVYVGDSGFVIFEGGSYFSRHEGEDIILEGKSDALRSGLAEVVFSPLTGKVSLPGEVRLTDAAGKISITAINSEGAVLWGK, encoded by the coding sequence ATGCCTCGCGGCTTCACGCTCGTCGAACTGTTAATCGTTATAGCGCTTGTTGCCACGATCTCCGCGATCGGGCTTATCGTCGGACTCGAGAGCTATCAAAGGACACTTCAGAGAAACGACGAGGATACGATTCGGATCGCGCTTCTGCATGCCCGCTCGCAAGCGCTTAACGGCGTGTGTGCCGCGAAAGTTTGTACCGGCCCCAGCGCGCATGGCGTCTACGTCGGAGATTCCGGCTTCGTCATTTTCGAGGGCGGCAGCTACTTCTCACGGCATGAGGGCGAAGACATTATCCTGGAAGGGAAGTCGGATGCCCTGCGCTCCGGACTTGCCGAAGTCGTCTTCTCTCCCCTGACCGGGAAAGTTTCCCTGCCCGGGGAAGTGCGGTTAACCGATGCCGCCGGGAAGATATCCATTACAGCCATCAATTCAGAAGGTGCGGTTTTATGGGGAAAGTGA
- a CDS encoding type II toxin-antitoxin system HicA family toxin has protein sequence MEWRAVKAGRVLRALGAGGWRIKRQRGSHRILAKPGHADVTFAFHDREEIGPKMLAKIAKYTGLAPDDL, from the coding sequence ATGGAGTGGCGCGCCGTTAAAGCGGGACGGGTACTTCGGGCGCTTGGCGCGGGCGGGTGGCGTATAAAGCGCCAGCGGGGATCGCACAGAATACTCGCGAAACCGGGCCATGCCGACGTTACGTTCGCGTTCCATGACCGCGAAGAAATCGGCCCGAAAATGCTTGCGAAAATCGCCAAATACACCGGCCTTGCGCCTGATGATTTGTAG
- the miaA gene encoding tRNA (adenosine(37)-N6)-dimethylallyltransferase MiaA: protein MKAKTRIVCIIGPTASGKSAKAVALAKERNGEVISVDSRQVYRGLDVGTEKISAGEMDGVPHHLIDIREPEEVYTARDFARDAERLIGDISSRGKLPILAGGTHFYFDALLRAVPEKVPRNALLQKELEALPTEELAERVAKLDPRRASELDPKNRRRLVRALELISAHGTVPVRDTAYRSDYEIEWIVLDPSPKEYRERLEAREKEKFPRGLIEEVRRIRERVGDVRLNELGLEYRIIGEYLRGERTEDSILPALSAKLWQYARRQRAWVRKLMDISSEASSRPGRS, encoded by the coding sequence ATGAAGGCTAAAACCCGTATCGTCTGCATAATCGGCCCTACCGCCTCGGGAAAATCGGCCAAGGCCGTCGCGCTCGCGAAAGAAAGGAACGGCGAAGTGATATCGGTGGATTCGCGGCAAGTATATCGCGGGCTCGATGTCGGAACGGAAAAGATAAGCGCCGGTGAGATGGACGGAGTCCCGCACCACCTGATCGACATCCGCGAGCCCGAGGAGGTATATACGGCACGCGATTTCGCCCGCGATGCCGAGCGGCTGATCGGGGATATTTCCTCGCGCGGCAAGCTTCCTATACTCGCCGGAGGAACGCATTTCTACTTCGACGCGCTTCTGCGCGCCGTGCCGGAGAAAGTTCCGCGAAACGCCCTTCTTCAAAAAGAACTGGAGGCGCTCCCGACGGAGGAGCTCGCGGAACGAGTCGCGAAGCTCGATCCGCGCCGCGCGTCCGAGCTCGATCCGAAAAACCGGAGACGGCTCGTCCGCGCGCTCGAGCTCATAAGCGCGCACGGCACGGTGCCGGTGCGCGATACCGCATACCGGAGCGATTATGAAATCGAATGGATCGTCCTCGATCCCTCTCCCAAAGAGTACCGGGAACGGCTTGAGGCGCGGGAGAAGGAGAAGTTTCCGCGCGGCCTTATCGAGGAAGTCAGGCGTATCCGCGAGCGCGTGGGCGACGTACGCCTTAATGAGCTCGGACTCGAATACCGGATCATCGGGGAATATCTGCGGGGCGAACGGACCGAGGATTCGATCCTCCCCGCCCTCTCCGCCAAGCTCTGGCAATACGCCCGGCGCCAAAGGGCCTGGGTGCGGAAACTTATGGACATCAGTTCGGAAGCTTCGTCGCGCCCGGGCAGAAGCTGA
- a CDS encoding zeta toxin family protein — MTEEETRIERDAIAFVKSHRKEIIEKFAHPDACRPVNKPVSLFMAGSPGAGKTEVSKGFMRRFKDMPIRIDADDIRMLCDGYTGANAHLFQSAANKGVNILYDYALEKNLNCILDGTFAYGNAPENISRSLSRSRLVEIWFVFQDPVKAWEFTKVREVTESRHVSRDVFIRSFKGARENVVAVKEQFGKAVELNVLIKDYEDGTEDVHLNVSSVELDRLTRGRYSVEELDTVLI; from the coding sequence ATGACCGAAGAAGAAACTCGTATTGAACGGGATGCGATTGCTTTTGTTAAGAGCCACAGAAAAGAAATCATAGAGAAGTTCGCGCACCCCGACGCGTGTCGCCCCGTGAATAAGCCGGTTTCGCTGTTTATGGCCGGTTCGCCGGGGGCGGGCAAAACTGAGGTGTCAAAAGGATTTATGAGACGGTTTAAGGATATGCCGATACGCATAGATGCGGACGACATACGCATGCTCTGTGACGGATATACAGGTGCAAATGCCCACCTCTTCCAAAGCGCCGCGAATAAAGGGGTGAACATCTTATACGACTATGCCCTCGAAAAGAACCTCAACTGCATACTTGATGGTACGTTCGCTTACGGAAATGCCCCGGAGAATATCAGCCGTTCGCTGTCCCGGAGCCGCTTAGTTGAAATATGGTTCGTATTTCAGGATCCGGTGAAGGCCTGGGAGTTTACTAAAGTTCGCGAGGTGACAGAGTCACGGCATGTGTCCAGGGATGTCTTCATACGTTCTTTCAAGGGTGCGCGTGAAAATGTCGTGGCCGTCAAAGAGCAGTTTGGCAAGGCGGTCGAGCTCAACGTGCTCATAAAAGACTATGAAGACGGCACTGAGGATGTTCACTTGAACGTTAGTTCCGTGGAACTTGACCGCCTTACCAGGGGACGCTACTCTGTGGAAGAACTAGATACAGTACTTATATGA
- a CDS encoding ParB/RepB/Spo0J family partition protein, which yields MHDSKFAEPTKYDSIFWVEVDKISPNPYQPRKEFDEARLKALAESIRQYGVLQPLTVTRKEIEKPEGGLASVYELIAGERRLRASKLIGLKEVPVVIRVGEETDRMKLELAIIENLQREDLNAVDRAKALEQLVEFGLSHSEIGAKIGMSREYVSNTVRLLNLPEHMLQAIVDKEMTEGHARTILMLAGKPDEQETLFKEIVLKKMSVRAAEQVARNIAPDRVKRYHRKTPEMVTIERALTEALGTRVMIESNDKGGRLMIDFFSSEDLSSIVAALAAKDAAAQAPAPLAANTTHVDAMPATPPAPEDDLYSVSNFSV from the coding sequence ATGCACGACTCGAAATTCGCCGAACCGACCAAGTACGATTCCATCTTCTGGGTGGAGGTCGATAAGATAAGTCCGAATCCGTATCAGCCGCGGAAGGAATTCGACGAAGCGCGCCTCAAGGCGCTCGCCGAATCCATACGCCAGTATGGCGTCCTCCAGCCGCTTACGGTAACTAGGAAAGAGATCGAGAAGCCCGAAGGCGGTCTCGCAAGCGTCTACGAGCTCATCGCGGGCGAGCGGCGTCTTCGGGCCTCGAAGCTCATCGGACTTAAGGAAGTGCCGGTCGTGATCAGGGTAGGGGAGGAGACCGACCGCATGAAGCTCGAGCTCGCCATCATTGAGAACCTGCAGCGCGAGGATCTTAATGCCGTCGACCGCGCGAAGGCGCTCGAGCAGCTCGTAGAATTCGGCCTTTCGCATTCGGAGATCGGCGCGAAGATCGGCATGAGCCGGGAGTATGTCTCGAACACGGTACGGCTTCTTAATTTGCCGGAACATATGCTGCAGGCGATCGTGGACAAGGAAATGACCGAAGGGCACGCGCGCACCATTCTCATGCTCGCAGGGAAGCCTGACGAGCAGGAGACGCTCTTCAAGGAGATCGTGCTCAAGAAGATGTCAGTGCGCGCCGCGGAGCAGGTCGCGCGCAATATCGCACCCGACCGCGTGAAGCGCTATCACCGCAAGACACCCGAGATGGTGACCATCGAGCGCGCGCTTACCGAAGCGCTCGGCACCCGCGTAATGATCGAATCGAACGACAAAGGCGGGCGGCTTATGATCGATTTCTTTTCTTCCGAGGATCTTTCGAGCATCGTCGCCGCGCTCGCCGCAAAAGACGCCGCTGCACAGGCGCCCGCGCCGCTTGCGGCGAATACCACGCACGTCGATGCCATGCCAGCGACTCCTCCTGCTCCGGAAGACGACCTCTATTCCGTTTCTAATTTCTCGGTTTAG
- a CDS encoding RNA-directed DNA polymerase, protein MRRTEVFRHHQSRGTARHSQKENRRSGSSLASRRSYRKLYGRIEWGGGGGDDTPRNGVPIGNLTSQLFANVYMNELDQFIKHGLRVKHYMRYTDDFVIVSGDRSYLESLIPEIGTFLEERLHLSLHPDKVFIRTYRQGIDFLGYVVLPGHIALRRKTKQRIIRKLRKRAAEFRTGNTSETTVLSSFNSYLGVLSHADAYRLTEEIKNDFWFRTRGV, encoded by the coding sequence GTGCGACGTACGGAAGTTTTTCGACACCATCAATCACGCGGTACTGCTCGGCATTCTCAGAAAGAAAATCGCCGATCCGGAAGTTCTCTGGCTTCTCGAAGAAGTTATCGAAAGCTATACGGCCGGATTGAATGGGGGGGGGGGGGGGGGGACGATACGCCAAGGAACGGAGTGCCGATCGGCAATCTTACGAGCCAGCTTTTCGCCAACGTGTATATGAACGAGCTCGACCAATTTATAAAGCATGGGCTTAGGGTCAAACATTATATGCGATATACGGATGATTTCGTAATCGTGTCAGGAGACCGTTCGTATCTTGAGAGTCTGATTCCCGAAATTGGCACGTTTCTTGAAGAACGACTTCACCTCTCCCTTCATCCTGATAAAGTCTTTATCCGCACGTATCGACAAGGGATCGACTTCCTCGGATACGTCGTATTGCCCGGGCATATCGCCCTACGCCGGAAGACAAAACAGAGAATCATCCGGAAGCTTCGGAAGCGTGCAGCGGAATTTAGGACAGGCAATACAAGTGAAACAACTGTCCTTTCATCTTTTAATTCATATCTTGGCGTCCTCTCCCACGCCGATGCGTATCGCCTTACGGAAGAGATAAAGAATGATTTCTGGTTTCGGACAAGAGGGGTTTAA
- a CDS encoding TIGR00730 family Rossman fold protein, translated as MAHELNPPASGGQAHPLLTRLMTEGHATMPHKDDRPPLVCKPARIEPWRIFRIMSEFVEGFEILKRYGLAASIFGTARASFEHPVYQEAEELAAKLAKRGFAIITGGSKGVMEAGNKGAFQAGGASVGLNIHLPEGQGDNAYLTEKFEFEHFFVRKVMLTFASEVYIYFPGGFGTWNEFFEIVTLIQTKKIRRIPVVLVGKAYWTPLTELIRAHLYKEHKAIDEKDMDIYKVVDSVDEAYDYIVNHVTC; from the coding sequence ATGGCTCACGAACTGAACCCTCCCGCCTCCGGCGGCCAAGCGCACCCCCTGCTTACGCGCCTCATGACCGAGGGGCATGCGACGATGCCGCACAAGGACGACCGGCCTCCGCTCGTCTGCAAGCCCGCGCGCATCGAGCCGTGGCGTATCTTCCGGATTATGTCCGAGTTCGTCGAAGGATTCGAGATATTGAAGCGCTACGGGCTCGCCGCGAGCATCTTCGGGACCGCGCGCGCGAGCTTCGAGCATCCGGTCTATCAGGAAGCGGAAGAACTTGCGGCGAAGCTCGCGAAGCGCGGTTTCGCCATTATCACGGGCGGGAGCAAGGGCGTGATGGAGGCAGGTAATAAGGGTGCATTCCAGGCGGGAGGCGCTTCCGTAGGGCTCAACATCCACTTGCCGGAAGGCCAAGGCGACAACGCCTATCTTACCGAAAAGTTCGAATTCGAACATTTCTTCGTGCGCAAGGTGATGCTCACGTTCGCGTCCGAGGTCTATATTTATTTCCCCGGAGGTTTCGGCACCTGGAACGAATTTTTCGAGATCGTGACGCTTATACAGACCAAGAAGATCAGGCGCATCCCCGTCGTGCTGGTCGGCAAAGCATATTGGACTCCGCTTACGGAGCTTATCCGCGCGCACCTTTACAAGGAGCACAAGGCGATAGACGAGAAGGACATGGATATTTACAAAGTGGTGGACTCGGTCGACGAGGCGTACGACTATATCGTGAACCACGTCACCTGCTAG
- a CDS encoding 50S ribosomal protein L27 — protein MASTKAGGSTKNLRDSNPKYLGVKLTAGSKARPGMVIVRQRGTKIEAGQNVRVGKDHTLFSMATGTVAFTERRKKRFDGSIIRKKVVSVL, from the coding sequence ATGGCATCAACAAAAGCCGGAGGCTCGACAAAAAACCTGCGCGACTCGAATCCGAAATACCTCGGCGTCAAGCTTACGGCCGGCTCCAAGGCGCGTCCGGGCATGGTCATCGTCCGCCAGCGCGGCACCAAGATCGAGGCGGGACAGAACGTGCGCGTCGGCAAGGATCATACCCTCTTCTCGATGGCGACCGGTACCGTCGCCTTCACCGAACGCCGCAAGAAGCGCTTTGACGGCAGCATCATCCGCAAGAAAGTCGTTTCGGTGCTCTAG
- a CDS encoding GspE/PulE family protein gives MSAIALVEELLASAHARGSSDIHLDPQKEKLVVRFRVDGELADAHEVPSTLHGELIARVKILAGLRTDEHQAAQDGRFVFGGRSGQIDVRVSIAPTYYGENAVLRLLAPREPGPLESLGFSTAHADLIKTALARPHGMILVTGPTGSGKTSTLYALIALLNRREVNILTIEDPVEYSIPGINQIQANARTGLTFGNGLRSMLRQDPDVIMVGEIRDIETAGMATNVALTGHLLLSTLHTNDAPTAIPRLLDMKVEPYLLASTVSLVIAQRLVRTICADCRERRELTSAERESLAHVFSPEGLPDEAASFRGRGCESCAGTGYRGRTGIFEVLAMTPELREAVLRKASLDELRELSAAAGMLPMHRDGFGKAWKGVTTIEEVVRMRHA, from the coding sequence ATGTCGGCGATCGCCTTGGTCGAGGAGCTGCTCGCTTCCGCGCACGCGCGCGGATCTTCAGATATACATCTCGATCCGCAGAAGGAAAAGCTAGTCGTCCGTTTCCGCGTGGATGGGGAACTGGCTGACGCTCACGAAGTCCCGAGCACGCTCCATGGCGAGCTTATCGCGCGCGTAAAGATACTTGCGGGACTCCGTACCGACGAGCACCAGGCGGCGCAGGACGGACGTTTTGTCTTTGGCGGCAGGTCAGGGCAGATCGATGTCCGCGTATCGATCGCGCCAACCTATTACGGAGAGAACGCGGTCCTGCGCCTCCTTGCTCCGAGGGAACCGGGCCCGCTTGAAAGTCTCGGGTTTTCCACCGCGCACGCGGATCTCATCAAGACGGCGCTTGCCCGGCCTCACGGCATGATTCTCGTCACGGGACCGACCGGAAGCGGAAAGACCTCGACTCTCTATGCGCTCATTGCTCTTCTTAATAGAAGGGAAGTGAACATCCTTACGATCGAGGATCCGGTCGAATATTCGATCCCGGGCATCAACCAGATACAGGCGAACGCGCGCACCGGCCTTACATTCGGAAACGGGCTCAGGAGCATGCTTCGCCAGGATCCCGACGTCATCATGGTGGGGGAGATACGGGATATCGAGACTGCGGGAATGGCGACCAATGTCGCACTCACGGGCCATCTGCTTCTTTCGACCCTTCATACGAACGATGCGCCGACGGCGATCCCGCGTCTTCTCGATATGAAGGTAGAGCCATATCTTCTGGCTTCGACCGTAAGTCTCGTAATTGCGCAGCGGCTGGTGCGCACGATATGCGCCGACTGCCGGGAGCGTCGCGAGCTCACAAGCGCGGAGCGGGAAAGCCTCGCGCATGTCTTTTCTCCGGAAGGATTGCCGGACGAGGCTGCGAGTTTCCGGGGAAGAGGCTGTGAGAGCTGCGCAGGCACGGGGTATCGCGGCCGCACGGGGATATTCGAAGTGCTTGCAATGACGCCGGAGCTTCGCGAGGCGGTGCTCCGCAAGGCATCCCTTGACGAGCTTCGCGAGCTTTCCGCGGCCGCCGGAATGCTTCCCATGCACCGTGACGGGTTCGGCAAGGCATGGAAGGGCGTGACAACGATCGAGGAGGTAGTCCGCATGCGCCATGCATAA
- a CDS encoding PPC domain-containing DNA-binding protein: METIAVRLTDGQDLLVEIKDVTFKQDIEAGVILSGVGSLKKAKIRVPVINGEVKYIEPQNLEIDALHGTVSKNGCHVHITVSDISGNAYGGHIKEGCIVRTTCELVIGIVKNTRFKRTLDPATGFEELVIETA, from the coding sequence ATGGAAACTATTGCCGTACGTCTTACCGATGGGCAAGATTTACTGGTGGAAATCAAGGACGTAACCTTTAAACAGGATATCGAAGCGGGCGTTATTCTTTCCGGAGTCGGAAGTTTGAAGAAAGCGAAAATCCGTGTTCCGGTGATAAACGGTGAAGTAAAGTACATCGAACCACAGAACCTAGAGATCGATGCGCTGCATGGAACAGTGTCAAAAAACGGTTGTCATGTGCATATTACTGTTTCTGATATTTCAGGAAACGCCTATGGAGGGCATATAAAGGAAGGGTGTATCGTCCGGACTACATGCGAACTGGTGATAGGAATAGTGAAGAACACCCGCTTTAAGCGCACACTAGATCCCGCTACCGGATTTGAAGAGCTCGTAATCGAAACCGCTTAA
- the rpmG gene encoding 50S ribosomal protein L33, translated as MSQDHLIKIKSSKSDFVYYTRKNRKKVERKIELKKFDPTIRKHVAFKEVKK; from the coding sequence ATGTCTCAGGATCACCTCATAAAGATCAAGTCCTCGAAGTCCGACTTCGTGTACTATACCCGCAAGAACCGCAAGAAGGTCGAGCGCAAGATTGAGCTCAAGAAGTTCGACCCGACGATCAGAAAGCACGTCGCCTTTAAGGAGGTGAAGAAATAG
- a CDS encoding nucleoside 2-deoxyribosyltransferase, translating into MKAYAGFKFKEDYSDRAFIESICRAIESAGIKTVVMVRDYEGWGQTRIAPGDMMPIAFRAIDDCDIVIIEFSEKGTGLGIEAGYAYAKGKPVLVIAREGAEISETLEGIASRVMFYRKPEDIQRSLEDSGIMDA; encoded by the coding sequence ATGAAAGCCTACGCCGGGTTTAAATTCAAGGAGGATTATAGCGATCGGGCATTCATAGAAAGCATCTGCCGCGCTATTGAAAGTGCGGGAATCAAGACGGTCGTGATGGTCAGGGACTACGAGGGATGGGGGCAGACACGTATCGCTCCCGGGGACATGATGCCGATCGCGTTTCGCGCTATCGATGACTGCGACATTGTTATTATCGAGTTTTCGGAAAAAGGTACCGGTCTTGGCATCGAAGCAGGGTACGCCTATGCGAAAGGGAAGCCGGTGCTGGTCATCGCCCGGGAAGGCGCGGAGATATCGGAAACCCTGGAAGGCATCGCATCACGCGTCATGTTCTATCGGAAACCCGAAGACATACAACGATCCTTGGAAGACTCTGGTATCATGGACGCATGA